A single region of the Paraburkholderia megapolitana genome encodes:
- the hemF gene encoding oxygen-dependent coproporphyrinogen oxidase has translation MTEPTYNVQAVRSWLQQLQANIADTLGAFDGQPFATDAWQRGPGEKLRGGGCTRILEGGAFFERAGIGLSDVAGDALPASASAARPQLAGRSFEAMGVSLVLHPHNPHCPTVHMNVRLLMATKPNEAPVFWFGGGMDLTPCYGYEEDAQHFHRVCRDALQPFGADLYPSFKRWCDEYFFLKHRNETRGIGGIFFDDFSAPGFERSFEMVQSVGDAFLKAYLPIVEKRRDQPYTQAERDFQAYRRGRYVEFNLVFDRGTLFGLQSGGRTESILMSMPPVANWRYNWHPEPGTPEARLQSDFLVPREWV, from the coding sequence ATGACCGAACCGACCTATAACGTCCAGGCCGTCCGCAGCTGGTTGCAGCAGTTGCAGGCCAACATCGCCGATACGCTCGGTGCCTTCGACGGCCAGCCGTTCGCCACCGACGCCTGGCAGCGCGGCCCCGGCGAAAAGCTGCGCGGCGGCGGTTGCACGCGCATCCTCGAAGGCGGCGCGTTTTTCGAGCGGGCCGGCATCGGCCTGTCGGACGTCGCCGGCGATGCGCTGCCCGCGTCGGCCAGCGCGGCGCGGCCGCAGCTGGCCGGACGCAGTTTCGAGGCGATGGGTGTCTCGCTCGTGCTGCATCCGCACAATCCGCACTGCCCGACCGTGCACATGAACGTGCGTCTGCTGATGGCCACCAAGCCGAACGAAGCGCCGGTGTTCTGGTTCGGCGGCGGCATGGATCTCACGCCGTGCTACGGCTACGAAGAAGACGCGCAGCATTTTCATCGCGTGTGCCGCGACGCGTTGCAGCCATTCGGCGCGGACCTGTACCCGAGCTTCAAGCGCTGGTGCGACGAGTATTTCTTCCTGAAGCATCGCAACGAGACGCGCGGTATCGGCGGAATTTTCTTCGACGACTTTTCGGCGCCGGGCTTCGAGCGTTCGTTCGAGATGGTACAAAGCGTCGGCGACGCGTTTCTGAAAGCCTATCTGCCGATCGTCGAAAAACGCCGCGACCAGCCGTACACGCAGGCCGAACGCGATTTCCAGGCCTACCGGCGCGGCCGCTATGTCGAGTTCAACCTGGTGTTCGACCGTGGCACACTGTTCGGGCTGCAAAGCGGCGGACGCACCGAATCGATCCTGATGTCGATGCCACCCGTCGCCAACTGGCGCTATAACTGGCATCCTGAGCCCGGCACGCCCGAAGCACGCTTGCAAAGCGACTTCCTCGTGCCGCGCGAATGGGTGTGA
- a CDS encoding nicotinate-nucleotide adenylyltransferase, with amino-acid sequence MVTTKDHDLNPPVLPAALPRRIGLLGGTFDPVHDGHLALARRFADVLQLTELVLLPAGQPWQKTDVTAAQHRLAMTRIAARTLTIPGVTVSVATDEIEHDGPTYTVETLARWREREGQKTSLALLIGADQLVKLDTWREWRKLFEFAHVCASTRPGFDLGSIPPAVAAEIAARAASAEVLQATPCGHLLIDTTLAFDVSATDIRAHLRERVAHHASRAGNEAGQPASHVPAAVWDYILQHHLYHQ; translated from the coding sequence ATTGTCACGACAAAGGATCACGATCTGAATCCGCCCGTTCTTCCCGCTGCCCTGCCCCGCCGGATCGGTCTGCTCGGCGGTACGTTCGATCCGGTCCACGACGGCCACCTCGCGCTCGCGCGACGGTTCGCCGACGTACTGCAACTGACCGAGCTCGTGCTGCTGCCCGCCGGCCAGCCATGGCAGAAGACCGATGTCACGGCGGCACAGCATCGCCTCGCGATGACGCGCATCGCGGCCCGCACGCTGACGATACCTGGCGTGACCGTCAGCGTCGCCACCGACGAAATCGAACACGACGGCCCGACCTATACCGTCGAAACCCTCGCCCGCTGGCGCGAGCGGGAAGGACAGAAGACCTCGCTGGCGCTGCTGATCGGCGCGGATCAACTGGTCAAGCTCGACACCTGGCGCGAGTGGCGCAAACTGTTCGAGTTCGCGCACGTGTGCGCGTCGACGCGGCCCGGTTTCGACCTCGGTTCGATACCGCCCGCCGTGGCGGCTGAAATTGCGGCGCGCGCAGCGAGCGCCGAGGTATTGCAGGCAACACCCTGCGGGCATCTGCTGATCGATACGACACTGGCATTCGACGTCTCGGCCACGGACATCCGCGCACATCTGCGCGAACGGGTCGCACATCATGCGAGCCGTGCGGGCAACGAGGCGGGCCAGCCGGCCAGCCACGTTC
- the purD gene encoding phosphoribosylamine--glycine ligase, with amino-acid sequence MKLLVVGSGGREHALAWKLAQSPRVQLVYVAPGNGGTAHDERLLNIDITEPAALADFAEREQIAFTLVGPEGPLAAGIVNLFRSRGLKIFGPSKEAAQLESSKDFAKAFMKRHAIPTAEYETFTEPGAAHAYLDAKGAPIVVKADGLAAGKGVVVAQTLEEAHAAVDMMLSGNKLGDAGARVVIEEFLTGEEASFIVMVDGKHVLALASSQDHKRLLDGDLGPNTGGMGAYSPAPIVTPQLHARVMREIILPTVRGMEKEGIRFTGFLYAGLMIDAQGNPKTLEFNCRMGDPETQPIMARLKGDFSKVVEQAIAGTLDTVELDWDRRTALGVVLAAHNYPETPRKGDRISDIPAATEESVTFHAGTTLVDGKLLTSGGRVLCVVGLADSVRSAQSVAYETINQISFDGMQYRRDIGYRALNRKH; translated from the coding sequence TGCAGCTCGTCTACGTCGCGCCCGGCAACGGCGGTACCGCGCACGACGAGCGGCTACTCAACATCGACATCACCGAGCCGGCTGCGTTGGCCGATTTCGCCGAGCGCGAGCAGATCGCGTTCACGCTGGTCGGGCCGGAAGGCCCGCTCGCGGCCGGCATCGTCAATCTTTTCCGCTCGCGTGGTCTGAAGATCTTCGGGCCGAGCAAGGAAGCCGCGCAGCTCGAAAGCTCGAAGGACTTTGCGAAGGCGTTCATGAAACGCCACGCGATCCCCACCGCCGAATACGAAACCTTCACCGAGCCGGGCGCCGCGCACGCGTACCTCGACGCGAAAGGCGCACCGATCGTGGTCAAGGCCGACGGCCTCGCCGCAGGCAAGGGCGTGGTGGTCGCACAGACGCTCGAAGAAGCGCACGCCGCCGTGGACATGATGCTGTCCGGCAACAAGCTCGGCGATGCCGGTGCGCGCGTCGTGATCGAAGAGTTCCTGACCGGCGAAGAAGCGAGCTTCATCGTGATGGTCGATGGCAAGCACGTGCTTGCGCTCGCCTCGAGCCAGGATCACAAGCGTTTGCTCGACGGCGACCTGGGGCCGAACACGGGCGGCATGGGCGCCTACTCGCCCGCGCCGATCGTCACGCCGCAACTGCATGCACGCGTGATGCGCGAAATCATCCTGCCTACCGTGCGCGGCATGGAGAAGGAAGGTATTCGCTTCACCGGTTTTCTGTACGCCGGTCTGATGATCGACGCGCAAGGCAACCCGAAGACGCTCGAATTCAACTGCCGGATGGGCGACCCGGAAACGCAGCCGATCATGGCGCGGCTCAAGGGCGATTTCTCGAAGGTCGTCGAACAGGCGATCGCCGGCACGCTCGATACCGTCGAACTCGACTGGGATCGTCGCACCGCGCTCGGCGTCGTGCTGGCCGCGCACAACTATCCGGAGACGCCGCGCAAGGGCGACCGCATCAGCGACATCCCGGCCGCCACCGAAGAGTCGGTGACGTTCCACGCGGGCACGACGCTCGTGGACGGCAAGCTGCTCACATCGGGTGGCCGTGTGCTGTGCGTGGTCGGGCTCGCAGATTCGGTACGCAGCGCGCAATCGGTTGCGTACGAAACGATCAACCAGATCTCCTTCGACGGCATGCAGTATCGCCGCGACATCGGTTATCGCGCGCTCAACCGCAAGCATTGA